The Bacteroidota bacterium genomic sequence ACCGGGATTATTTAAATAACAAATAATCCCGGAACACATTAGCTTTTTACCGCTTTTTATTCTTTTTTTCAGCAAAAAGTTCAACAACCATACTATCATATTCATTCCTGCAGGTTGGGACTATACCCTCCTTCATAAGTCTTGCCCCATCCACTACTTTTCCATCCAGTGCAAGGGTGGATTTTTGCCCTTCTGGCAGGCTGACTTCATGAATACGGTACAGGCGCTGAGGATCGAGGCCACGGGGCTTCACAATCTCAGGCGAACCGTCTTTTAGTTGATAGACAAAAAGTACAGCCTTGGAACTATCGGCAGAAACATAATCCAGAGATGCACGGGGCCCGTCATATGGTGATTCCAGACGGTAAAGATCGCCCTGTTGCACCACATCACGGAGTTGTTCCTTGTACAATTTGACAGCCCCGGCAAGGGTCTTGCAATCCTCAGGACTCATCTTGCGGATATCAAGATCCACACCTAAGGCGCCACTCATCGCAACATTAATAGCCAAACGCAACGGGCGTTTTCCCATGTTGGTTATATGGGCGGCAATGGTATTGGCAGGGAAGAAATGGCTATAACCCCATTGCATATATATTCTGCGAACCGGATCGGTATTATCGCTTGGCCAGAAAGAATGAAAATGTTTCAATGCGCCGTAATCCACGCGCCCGCCTCCACCTGAACAAACCATAGCCATGATATTGGGATATTTTTTTGCCATGCGGTCCATAATGTCGTAAAGTGCAAAATTATAATCGGTCAGCAAGTGTGTCTGCTCGTCAGCAGGAAGATAGGTAGATCCCGGCTGGGTTACGTAGCGGTTGCAATCCCACTTGGTATATAGGATATCCGGACTTGAAGAAAAGGTTTTATCAATTACGTTCCATACATAGTCTTTTACTTCAGGTCGTGTCAGATCCAGAACAAGCTGGTTACGGCTGAGCAAAAGTTCGCGATTAGCCTGTTGAATGGCCCAATCAGGATGTTTCTCAAACAATTCACTTTTAGGATTGACCATTTCAGGTTCTATCCATATTCCAAATCCAACATCTTTCTTCTTTGCTTCTTTTGCAAGAAAAGGAAGTCCCTGCGGCAACTTGGTTCTGTTTGCATCCCAATCGCCCAGACCGGCCTTATC encodes the following:
- a CDS encoding alpha-galactosidase — its product is MKYLCFSLAIFWFSIFSAFSQESVDATASGVINVYTAHSLLRLYHASDLRVYQLGYGRPDQKLTIPAKLPAREDEFLPPSGNGFIWEPALQAFHSDGNTSTDLVYVSHETKAVDDNVSLTSIELKDSYYPFYVTIFIRAYRNEDVIEQWLEINNQEKGPVTLYRFASSSPVIRANDYWVSQFYGNWAKEFQFVEEKLTPGIKVFDSKLGVRAQQMRNPSFILSLNQPAREDSGEVYGGTLGWSGNFQLAFEMDNNNRLRAICGINPFGGQYKLQPGQKFTTPSMFWTYSNSGKGQVSRNFHRWARQYGIRDGQKPRPVLLNNWEATHMDFDENTIVSLLDGAKKIGADVFLLDDGWFGNKYPRNNDKAGLGDWDANRTKLPQGLPFLAKEAKKKDVGFGIWIEPEMVNPKSELFEKHPDWAIQQANRELLLSRNQLVLDLTRPEVKDYVWNVIDKTFSSSPDILYTKWDCNRYVTQPGSTYLPADEQTHLLTDYNFALYDIMDRMAKKYPNIMAMVCSGGGGRVDYGALKHFHSFWPSDNTDPVRRIYMQWGYSHFFPANTIAAHITNMGKRPLRLAINVAMSGALGVDLDIRKMSPEDCKTLAGAVKLYKEQLRDVVQQGDLYRLESPYDGPRASLDYVSADSSKAVLFVYQLKDGSPEIVKPRGLDPQRLYRIHEVSLPEGQKSTLALDGKVVDGARLMKEGIVPTCRNEYDSMVVELFAEKKNKKR